A window of Pseudomonas denitrificans (nom. rej.) genomic DNA:
GGTCGGTGCGACGATCACGGTGAGCTGGTTCAGCACCAGTACGTCGCTCGACTCGCGGCCGGCTTCCACGGCGAGGCGGCGCAGGTCGGCCACCTGGTCGCGGAGGATGCGCTTGGTCGGCGCGGCAACGAACACGCACTCCGCGTTGCCGGCGGCGAACGCCTTGCCCCGGCTCGATGCGCCGGCCTGGTAAAGCACTGGTGTGCGCTGCGGCGACGGCTGGCTCAGGTGGAAGCCGGGTACTTCGAAGTGCTCGCCCTTGTGCTCGATGGGGTGCACCTTGCGTGGGTCGGCGTAGATGCCGCTAGCACGGTCGGCGACCACCGCGTCATCATCCCAGCTGGCTTCCCAGAGCTTGTAGCAGACCTCCAGGTACTCCTCGGCCAGGGCATAGCGCTGCTGGTGGTTGAGCTGCTGCTTCAGCCCCAGGTTGCGCGCGCCGCTGTTGAGGTAGGAAGTGACGATGTTCCAGCCGGCGCGGCCACGGGTCAGGTGGTCCAGCGTGGAGATACGCCGGGCGAAGGGGAACGGGTGCTCGAAGGTCACCGAGGCGGTGATGCCGAAACCCAGATGCTCGGTGGCCGCGGCCATGGCCGGGACGATCTGCAGCGGATCATTCGCCGGCACCTGCGCGCCGGCGCGCAGGGCCGCGTCGGCGTTACCGTGGTAGACGTCATACACGCCCAGCACGTCGGCGAGGAACAGGCCGTCGATCTTGCCGCGTTCGAGGGTTTTCGCCAGTTCGATCCAGTAGTGGATGTCGGTGTACCGCGCGGCCTGCTGGTCGCGCGGGTGGCGCCAGAGGCCGGGCGAAAGGTGACCGACGCAGTTCATGGCGAAGGCGTTGAGACGGATCTGCTTGCTCATCGCGCGTCCTCAGTTCCAGTCGTGGCGCGGCGGGCGCTTGTCGTTGAGCAGCCAGTTGCCGACCAGGTGGTACTTCCAGCGCACCGGGTCGTGCAGGGTGTGCACGCGGGCGTTGCGCCAGTGGCGGTCGAAGCCGTGGCGGGCGAGGGTGGAGCGGGTGCCGCCGAGTTCGAACAGCTTGTTCGAGGCCTCGATGGCGACCTCGGTGGTCAGCACCTTGGCCTTGGCCACGGCGACCGAGGCGCGGGCCACGCTGTCTTCGTCCGGCGCCGGGCGAGCGGCGTCCATCACCTTGCCGGCGCGTTCCAGCAGGGCGTCGGCGGCTTCGATGCGGATGCCCAGTTCACCGATCTGGATGATGGTCAGCGGGTCGTCGCTGGCCTTTTCCACGCCAGCGTCGATCCACGGGCGCGCCTGCTCGCGGACGAAGGCGATGGTGTCGCGCAGCGCCGCGCGGGCGATGCCGGCATCGATGGCGGCGGTGGTGATCTGCGCGAACGGGCCGGCCAGGGTCGGCACGTCGTACGAGCGGTGCGTGGGGAAGACGTTGAACACCGGTACGCGCAGGCCTTCCACCAGCACGGTGCCGCTGGAGGTGGTGCGCTGGCCGATGCTGGCCCAGTCGTCGACGATCACCAGCCCCGGCGTGCCGCGCGGGACGAAGGCGAGTTGGGCGTTGTTCTGTTCGTCCAGGCCGAGCACGCCGATCCAGTGGGCGTAGAGCGAGCCAGTGCAGTAGCCCTTGCGGCCGTCGATCAGCACGCTGTCGCCGTCGTGGCGCAGGCGGGTCTGGATGTCCTGGACGTTCTTGCCGCCGGTTTCCGACAGCGCGTTGGCGAAGCGGTTGCCCTTGAGCGCGAGATCAAAGAAGAAGCGCTTCTGCTCGTCGCTGCCCTGCAGGCGGATGTCTTCCAGCAGGCAGTAGTGGTTCTGTGGAATCTGGCCCAGCGAGGGATCGGCAGCGGAGACGATGGCGATGACCTCGGCGAGGGTCGCATAGGACACCTCGGCGCCGCCGAACTCGCGGGGCACGGTGATGCCCCACAGGCCGCTGTTGGAGTAGACCTCGACGACCTCGGGCGGGACGACGCGGTTGCGGTCGCGTTCGGCGGCGCCTTCGAGCAGGAACGCGGCGACCTTGTGGGCGACTTCGATGGCTTGTGCGTCGGAGACGATCCGCTGCGCGCTGGGTTCGCGGATGTCGTAGTGGGCGGATTCGGGGAGTGGGGGCATGGCAGTACAGCGACCTCGGCAGATGAATCGACCCGGCGTTCGGGTCTGTCTGATGAGGTCATTGCACAAGCTGTGCCGTAAATTAAAATCCTTTTAATTCAATGGCTTGAATATTTTATCCAACAGTTTGGGCGCTGGGCACGCAGCAAAGTGTTGGGAGGGTGTTGCTGGAGCAACAGTGCTGGAGCAGCGATTGGCCTTGCGGGAGCGAAGCTTCTCGGCGATCAGAGTTCCCAGCCACACAGAGCATCAACGTAGGATGGCGTGGAGCGCAGCGATACCCATCAATCGCGATGCGCCCAGAGCGGGCTGGATATCGTGAGCATTCAGTAGGGCGCATAACGCGCCGGCGTTATCCGCCATTGTGGCATCGGCGCATAACCCGTTCCGGGTTATGCGCCCTGCGTGCTACAGGTCAGGAGGCATGGGCATCAAAAACCTTCAGGCCAGTTCCTGGCAGACGTCGATCCAATCCGCCGCCACCAGCTGCGCCATGCGCTGCGGTTCGATCCGCACTGCGCTGTGCACCGCGCCGGCCGCCGGCAGTACTTCGTCGAACGCCTGCAGCGACACATCGCAATACACCGGCAACGGCGTCGCCAGGCCGAACGGGCAGACACCGCCCACCGGGTGGCCGGTCAGGGCCACGACGTCCTCGGCACCGAGCATCTTGGCCTTGCCGCCGAAGGCTTCCTTGAGCTTGCGGTTGTCCAGCCGCGCGTCGCCGCGGGCCACCACCAGCACGGTGCGTTCGCCGACGCGCAGGGACAGCGTCTTGGCGATACGGCCCGGCTCCACGCCGTGGGCCTCGGCGGCCAGGGCCACGGTGGCGGTGCTGGTTTCCAGCTCGATGATGGCGATGTCGGGGGCCTTTTCGGCGAAGAAGGCGCGAACCGATTCCAGGCTCATGGGGCGATGCTCCGTGTGGTGCGAAAAGGACTGAATCTAGGGAGCGTGGGCGGAGCTGTCCAGAGCGGGTTTTCAGTGTCCGCGAATGAGCAGCGTCTCGATGTCGGGTATGCCCATGGACTGGTTGGCGTTCAGCAGATCCAGGCGGGCCGCGAAGATCCTCAGCTCGCGGTCGGCCGCCTGCACCGCACGGGTCAGCGCGGACAGCGGCACCGTGACCGAATGCAGCGGCGGTGGCGGGATGAAGGTCTCGCCCGGCCCGTTGAAGTCGAAGCTGACGGACTGGTTGTGCTGATTGATATCGGGAGAGGGATGGCCGCTGTACAGGTAGGCGCTCTTGCCGGCGGCGATGCGCTTCCAGCTGTGCAGGTCGCCCAGGTCGCTGCAGCATTGCGGGAACAGGACGTCGAGATCGCCGATCCGCAACACGTAGCCGCCAGACAGGGGCGGAACCTGGCGCCAGTCTCCGGAGCCCTCCAGGCCCTCGGCGCAGTGCAGGCGGACCAACCGCGAAATGTCCGTGTCGCTCAGCTCGGCAATGCGATGGAACGCACTGCCCTGCAGGTACGGTCGCAGTCGCGGGCTGAAGCCGTTGGCCCGCAGGTTGCGCTCATGGTAATCACGCCAGCCTGCCACGTGGTCCCAGTACGGCCCGTGGGACGGCAAGGGAACGGAGTCGACCAGGTAGAAGATTTCGATGACGGGGATGAGCTGAACCTGCATGGGACCGCCGGGAGTTTGCTGAGCGGCACGTTCTAAGGGCACTGCCCCCGAGCGTCCATAGCGAATTTTCCCATATCGCCTCCGGGAACCCTGGCGCGACCTATGCTCAAAAGCCCCGTCGCCCCGCTCGAAAAAAATTTCGCGTGGCCTGTCGATCTGTCGTTGCGCCCTTCGACTACTTGTCAGGAACCGGAAGCAACCGGCCGCCACGCTGGCCCTTACAAGAGAATGACAACAAGAGGAGAAAGACCATGCGTTTCATGGTGATCGTCAAAGCCACCGCCGACTCCGAAGCCGGTGTGATGCCCAAGGAAGAGCTGCTTGCCGCCATGGGAGCCTACAACGAGGAACTGGTGAAGGCCGGCGTGATGCTGGCCGGTGAAGGCCTGCACCCCAGTGTCAAGGGGGCGCGGGTGCGCTTCGATGGCGCGTCGCGGCAGGTGATCGACGGCCCGTTCGCCGAGACCAAGGAGCTGATCGCGGGCTTCTGGATCATGCAGACCGCGTCGCTGCAGGAGTGCATCGACTGGGTCAGGCGCTCGCCCAATCCCTTCGACGGCGAGTCCGAGATCGAAATCCGGCAGATTTTCGAAGCCGAGGACTTCGGCGCCGAATTCACCCCCGAACTGCGCGAGCAGGAAGAACGCCTGCGCGCCGAAATCGCCAGCAAATCCTGAGCCTGGAGGAATCCGCCATGTTGATGAATGCCTACCTGGTCTTCGACGGCAACTGCGAAGAAGCCTTCCGTCACTACGCCGAAGTACTGCACGGCGAGCTGCCGCACCTGATGCGTTTCTCCGATGCGCCGGGTTGCGAGGACATGCCCGAGGCGCTGAAGAACCGCATCATCCACGTTCGCCTGGAAGTGGGCGGCCACGTGCTGATGGGCTCGGACGCCTCGCCCCAGTGCGGCCAGTACGAGGGCGTGAAGGGCGTGTCGATCACCCTCAACGTCGACACCAAGGCCGAAGCGCGGCGCATCTTCGACGCCCTCGGCCAGGGCGGCAAGGTCACCATGCCGCTGGAGCAGACCTTCTGGGCCGAGCTGTTCGGCGCGCTGGAGGACCGTTTCGGGGTGCCGTGGATGATCAATTGCGAGAAAGAGGTCTGATCGCAGGACTCTCCCTGTAGGAGCGCCCCATGGGCGCGATCGCGGGCATGGCCCGCTCCTACAGGGAGTCCTTCCCGGCGTCGGCGCGGAAGCGCTCCGGCGTTGTCCCGGTGAACCGCTGGAAAGCCCGGTGGAAACTGGTGACGTGCTCATATCCGAGCAGGAAGGCGATCTCCTGCAGCGCCATCCGGCTGGCCAGCAGATAACGCTGGGCCAGCGCCATCCGCACTTCCAGCACGATTCCCTTGAAGGTCAGCCCGTGCTCGCGCAGCCGGCGCTGCAATGTATGCGGCGGCAGACGCAGCCAGGCGGCGGTCTGCTCCAGGTCCGGCAGCGGGATGCGCGCGTTCTGCAGCAGGTAGTAGCGCACATCGTCCGGCAGCGCCGGGCCGCGTTCGAAGCTGGCCAGGGTTGCCGCGCCCTGGGCCTGGCAAAGCCGGCTCACCGACGGGTTGGCGGTGGAGAAGGGCTGGTCATGGAAGGCCTTCGGCATCCACAGCTCGGCCTGCCCGGCATTGAACTGGCTGGGGCCGGGGAAGAGCTCGCCATACAGGGCCGCGTGGGCGGGTGGCGGGTAGGGCAGGTGCAGTTGCATGCCGGTGCAGGCCTCCAGGTCCGGCAGGCGCTGGCATAGCCAGCGCCAGGTACTGCTGAGCCACTCCTCGCAGAGGGCGATGCGTTCCACCTCGCCGAAGGGCGGTAGTTGCAGCGTCAGGCGGATGTGCTCGCCGACTTCCTCGCGGTGGGTGTGGATCGGATGCGGCATCAGGCTCGACGGCTGGCCGAGGGAGATGTCCCAGGAGCGTCGCAGGTTGGCCGCGCTGATCAGCGCGTAGCCGATCACCCCCAGGTCATAGAGGTTGTAGCGCTGGCCCAGGCGCAGGAAGAAGTCGCTCGGGCCGAGCAGCCCGGCGGCCTGCTGCAGCAGGCGGTAATAGCGGGCGAAGTTCATCTCGGCGGCCGCCGCTTCGCTGTTGCTGGGCAGCCCGAGGCCTCCCAGCAAGGGCGCCAGCGCCGGCAGGGCGGGGCGTGCGCGCCACTCGTCGAGGAAGTGGCGGAACAGTTGGCGGGCAGCGTAATCGATGTCGAAGGACGCGGTGGGCATGGCGCAGGCTCAAGCTGTCGTCTGATGCTAGTGAGTTGTCATCTTATGCTAGCCGATGGCCGAAAGCCGAGCCCTATACTGCCTCCACGGACAAGAACAACAAGGGCTTCCCATGACCGCTCCGGACCGCTTCCGCTCCTCCAACTCCCCCACCGAGCGCTTCGCCGAACTGCTGCTGCACAACGGCCGCTTCTATACCCTCGACCCCGCCCAGCCCTGGGCCGAGGCCGTGGCCATCCGCGATGGCCGGCTGCTGGCGGTGGGCCGTCGCGAGGACATGGAGCACCTGATCGGCCCGGACACCCTGGTGCGCGACCTCGAAGGCGCGTTCTGCATGCCCGGCCTGCACGACATGCACACCCACCCGGACCTGGCGCTGAACCCGCGTTACGCCGACGACCTCGACGTCGGCATCGAGGACCCGACCCCGGAGCAGCTTGCAAAAGCCATCCTCGATTACGCCGCCAGCCATCCCGGTGACGGTTGGGTCTACGGCCAGTACTGGGTGCGCTACACCTTCCGCGAAGCCGGGCTGAAGCCGGGCCGCGAGTGGCTCGACAGTATCCTGCCGGATCGCCCCGTGGCGCTGCTCGACCGCATGTGGGGCACCATGATGGTCAACTCCCGCGCGCTGGAACTGGCCGGTATCGACGCCAGCACCGCCGACCCGCGCAACGGCTACCTGGAGCGCGACGAGCTGACCGGCGAGCCCAACGGTCTGATGATCGACGGCGCCTACGCGCTGATCCACGCCGCCATGCCGCCGACCCCGGCGAAGGTGCTGCGCCAGTCCTACCGCGAGGGCGTGCACTTCCAGAGCTCGCGCGGCGTCACCGCGGCCAAGTACCTGCACGTCTGCGAGAACCGCCTGGACGCCCTCAAGTACCTCGACGACGCCGGCCAACTGACCCTGCGCGTGGAAGCAGCGATCAGCTGGCAGGACGACATCTTCCCGGTGCGCCGCCGCTGGGAGCTGCTCAGCGGCGAGCGTCACTACTATCGCAGCGCACGGTTGTCGGCGAACGCTGTGAAGTTCCACTTCGACGGTACCGTCGAGCCGCGCTCCTCCTTCCTTATTACACCCTGGCCGGGCGAGGACGCCTGGCGCGGCAAGCTCAACCTGACGCCCGAGCACATCACCGACATGGTGGTGGACATGGACAGCCGTGGCATCCGGGTCATCGCCCACTGCACTGGCGATGCGGCGTCCGACGTGTTCCTCGATGCGGTGGCCGAAGCGCGCCGGCGCAATGGTTTCAGCGGTGTGCGCCACCAGTGCGCGCACAGCACCATCCTGCATCCGGGCAACCTCAAGCGCTTCCGCGAGCTGGAAGTGATCGCCGAGTTCTCCCCGGCAGCCTGGTACCCGACGCCCTTCGCCAGCGGCGCGCGTTCGGGCTACGGCACGGATCGGCTGAAGCGCATCTACGACTTCAAGGGCGTGCTGGCCGCCGGCGGCATCGCGGTATTCGGAACCGACTGGCCGGTGGCATCCATCGACCCCTGGCTGGCGCTGGAAACCCTGGTCACCCGGCAAAACCCGTGGAACGACGACCCGGCCTGCTTCGGCGAGCCGATCAGCCTAGAGCAGGCGATCCGCGTGGCGACCCTCAATGGCGCCTATGCCATGGGCCTGGAGAAGCTCACCGGCAGCCTGGAGGCTGGCAAGTCGGCGGACTTCATCGTGCTCGACCGCAACCTGTTCGAGCAGCCGGCGCGCAACTTCATCCACCGCACCGAGGTGCAACTGACCTTCGTCGAAGGCCGCCCGGTGTACGACCGCCTCGGCCAGTTCAGCGATACCGCGCTGGCGGCGGTGTGGCAGGGCGAACCGCCGCGCATCGAAGGCGTCAACGCATGAACGCCGCGAGCATCCCGGTGACGGTGGTCGCCGGCTTCCTCGGCGCGGGCAAGACCACGCTGCTGCGCAACCTGCTGGAGCGCTGCGAGGGCCGGCGCCTGGCGGTGATCGTCAATGATTTCGGCGAGCTGAACATCGATGCCGGGATGATCGCCGAGCAGACCGAGGCAGTGTACAGCCTGGAGAACGGCTGCATCTGCTGCAGCGTGCAGGACGACCTGCTGGCGCAGCTGGAGCGCCTGGCGAATATGTACCCGCCGCTGGAGCAGGTGGTGATCGAGTGCAGTGGGGTGTCCGACCCGCAGCGCATCGTGCAGACGCTGGGTTACCCGAAACTGCGCCGGCGCCTGCATCTGGATGCGGTGCTCACCGTGGTCGATGCTGCCCGCCGGGAGCCGCTGGAAGGCGAGTATGCGCGACTGGAGCGCATGCAGGCCGCCGCCGCCGACCTGCTGCTGCTGAACAAGTGCGACCTGCTGGACGCCGACGAGCGTGCCAGCCAGCGCGAGCGTTTCGGCCGGGGCGCGCGGGTGCTGGAAACTATCCAGGCGCAGATTCCCGACGAGCTGCTGCTCGGTGAGCCGTCGCGCAAGCTGCGGCCCCATGGGCAGGAAGGCATCGACCATGGCGACCTGTTCGACAGCTGGAGCTGGCAGGGCGAGGCGAGCTTCGATGGCGCGCGGTTGAAACAATGGCTGGAGGCACTGCCTCGCGGCCTGCTGCGCCTCAAGGGGCTGATTCGCCTGGCGGGACAGGGCGAGACGGTCTGGCTGCAATATGTCGGCGGGCGCTATCAGCTGCGCCCGGCCACTGCGGCCGAGGCGGCGCAGGGCTCGCGGCTGGTGTTCATTGCCGAGAAGGATGCGGGGTTGCGGGCGGATCTTGAGGTCGGGCTGCGAGGGTGCATTTCGTAGACAAAGCTGCCTGGAACTCTGTGCCTTGGGATGCCCTCTCCCTAACCCTCTCCCTGAAGGGAGAGGGGACCGTTCGGTGCAGGCGGAAACCTTATTGTCAGCCGGTACGGATAGCTCCCTCTCCCTTTGGAGCGGGGCGCGCAGCCAGGGCTGGGGTGAGGGCATGAGATGGTACGGACTTTCCTGACCAGGCTATTTCTTCTGCGGGACAAATAAAAAGCCGGCCCTCAGGGCCGGCTTTTCATGACGCGCCGAACTCAGCGGTATTCGCAGAGGTAGGCGGTGTCCTGGGCGACTTTCAGCTGGAACTTGCTGTTGGCCGGCACGGTGAAGTTGCTGCCGCCTTCGAAGGTTTCCCAGCTGTCGCTGCCCGGCAGCTTGACAGTCAGTGCGCCGGCGACGACGTGCATCACCTCCAGCTGG
This region includes:
- a CDS encoding LLM class flavin-dependent oxidoreductase, whose translation is MSKQIRLNAFAMNCVGHLSPGLWRHPRDQQAARYTDIHYWIELAKTLERGKIDGLFLADVLGVYDVYHGNADAALRAGAQVPANDPLQIVPAMAAATEHLGFGITASVTFEHPFPFARRISTLDHLTRGRAGWNIVTSYLNSGARNLGLKQQLNHQQRYALAEEYLEVCYKLWEASWDDDAVVADRASGIYADPRKVHPIEHKGEHFEVPGFHLSQPSPQRTPVLYQAGASSRGKAFAAGNAECVFVAAPTKRILRDQVADLRRLAVEAGRESSDVLVLNQLTVIVAPTDAEALAKLEDYRRYSDREGALALVSGWTGIDFGQYAPDQVLRHVQSDAIQSAVDAFSAADPERQWTAAEIADYCALGGDGPLLVGSPQTVADQLQAWVEETDVDGFNLSSLVAPETFVDIVDLLVPELQARGLFKREYEQGTLRHKLFGQGDRLRAPHRAAKLRRGGA
- a CDS encoding SfnB family sulfur acquisition oxidoreductase — protein: MPPLPESAHYDIREPSAQRIVSDAQAIEVAHKVAAFLLEGAAERDRNRVVPPEVVEVYSNSGLWGITVPREFGGAEVSYATLAEVIAIVSAADPSLGQIPQNHYCLLEDIRLQGSDEQKRFFFDLALKGNRFANALSETGGKNVQDIQTRLRHDGDSVLIDGRKGYCTGSLYAHWIGVLGLDEQNNAQLAFVPRGTPGLVIVDDWASIGQRTTSSGTVLVEGLRVPVFNVFPTHRSYDVPTLAGPFAQITTAAIDAGIARAALRDTIAFVREQARPWIDAGVEKASDDPLTIIQIGELGIRIEAADALLERAGKVMDAARPAPDEDSVARASVAVAKAKVLTTEVAIEASNKLFELGGTRSTLARHGFDRHWRNARVHTLHDPVRWKYHLVGNWLLNDKRPPRHDWN
- a CDS encoding YbaK/EbsC family protein; the encoded protein is MSLESVRAFFAEKAPDIAIIELETSTATVALAAEAHGVEPGRIAKTLSLRVGERTVLVVARGDARLDNRKLKEAFGGKAKMLGAEDVVALTGHPVGGVCPFGLATPLPVYCDVSLQAFDEVLPAAGAVHSAVRIEPQRMAQLVAADWIDVCQELA
- a CDS encoding YciI family protein, with translation MRFMVIVKATADSEAGVMPKEELLAAMGAYNEELVKAGVMLAGEGLHPSVKGARVRFDGASRQVIDGPFAETKELIAGFWIMQTASLQECIDWVRRSPNPFDGESEIEIRQIFEAEDFGAEFTPELREQEERLRAEIASKS
- a CDS encoding VOC family protein, which gives rise to MLMNAYLVFDGNCEEAFRHYAEVLHGELPHLMRFSDAPGCEDMPEALKNRIIHVRLEVGGHVLMGSDASPQCGQYEGVKGVSITLNVDTKAEARRIFDALGQGGKVTMPLEQTFWAELFGALEDRFGVPWMINCEKEV
- a CDS encoding helix-turn-helix transcriptional regulator, which translates into the protein MPTASFDIDYAARQLFRHFLDEWRARPALPALAPLLGGLGLPSNSEAAAAEMNFARYYRLLQQAAGLLGPSDFFLRLGQRYNLYDLGVIGYALISAANLRRSWDISLGQPSSLMPHPIHTHREEVGEHIRLTLQLPPFGEVERIALCEEWLSSTWRWLCQRLPDLEACTGMQLHLPYPPPAHAALYGELFPGPSQFNAGQAELWMPKAFHDQPFSTANPSVSRLCQAQGAATLASFERGPALPDDVRYYLLQNARIPLPDLEQTAAWLRLPPHTLQRRLREHGLTFKGIVLEVRMALAQRYLLASRMALQEIAFLLGYEHVTSFHRAFQRFTGTTPERFRADAGKDSL
- a CDS encoding amidohydrolase — protein: MTAPDRFRSSNSPTERFAELLLHNGRFYTLDPAQPWAEAVAIRDGRLLAVGRREDMEHLIGPDTLVRDLEGAFCMPGLHDMHTHPDLALNPRYADDLDVGIEDPTPEQLAKAILDYAASHPGDGWVYGQYWVRYTFREAGLKPGREWLDSILPDRPVALLDRMWGTMMVNSRALELAGIDASTADPRNGYLERDELTGEPNGLMIDGAYALIHAAMPPTPAKVLRQSYREGVHFQSSRGVTAAKYLHVCENRLDALKYLDDAGQLTLRVEAAISWQDDIFPVRRRWELLSGERHYYRSARLSANAVKFHFDGTVEPRSSFLITPWPGEDAWRGKLNLTPEHITDMVVDMDSRGIRVIAHCTGDAASDVFLDAVAEARRRNGFSGVRHQCAHSTILHPGNLKRFRELEVIAEFSPAAWYPTPFASGARSGYGTDRLKRIYDFKGVLAAGGIAVFGTDWPVASIDPWLALETLVTRQNPWNDDPACFGEPISLEQAIRVATLNGAYAMGLEKLTGSLEAGKSADFIVLDRNLFEQPARNFIHRTEVQLTFVEGRPVYDRLGQFSDTALAAVWQGEPPRIEGVNA
- a CDS encoding CobW family GTP-binding protein, whose product is MNAASIPVTVVAGFLGAGKTTLLRNLLERCEGRRLAVIVNDFGELNIDAGMIAEQTEAVYSLENGCICCSVQDDLLAQLERLANMYPPLEQVVIECSGVSDPQRIVQTLGYPKLRRRLHLDAVLTVVDAARREPLEGEYARLERMQAAAADLLLLNKCDLLDADERASQRERFGRGARVLETIQAQIPDELLLGEPSRKLRPHGQEGIDHGDLFDSWSWQGEASFDGARLKQWLEALPRGLLRLKGLIRLAGQGETVWLQYVGGRYQLRPATAAEAAQGSRLVFIAEKDAGLRADLEVGLRGCIS
- a CDS encoding pyrimidine/purine nucleoside phosphorylase → MFKVNEYFDGTVKSIAFDMTAGPATIGVMAPGEYEFGTSQLEVMHVVAGALTVKLPGSDSWETFEGGSNFTVPANSKFQLKVAQDTAYLCEYR